Below is a window of Paenibacillus bovis DNA.
TGCCATTTGCATGGGAGAACGGCAGCGAAGTGATCGACAGCAATAACCAGGCACAGCTCAATCAGAAACCTTATGTAGAAACGATTCAGTACCTGAGCAGTTTCTTCAAGGAAGGTATTGCTCCAACGCAAAGCGATATGCAGCTGATTCCTTCTTTTGGTGAAGGGATTCTGCCAATGTTTATCAGCGGTCCATGGTCTGTAAATCAGGTGAAAACCGAACTGCCTGAGCTGAAAAGCGACCAGTGGGGAACAGCAGTCATTCCTGCCAAGGAAGAAGGCGGAGAAAGCATGTCGGTACTCGGCGGATCGAATATGTCCGTATTCAGCAGTGCCAAAAATACAGAAGATGCTGTCAAATTTATCTCTTATCTGAACGAGCCGGATGTACAGGTGAAATGGTATGAACTGACACAGGATCTGCCATCCACTACCAAAGCATGGGAAAACAAAGTATTCCAAGATAACCCTAATATCCAGACTTTCCGTACCCAAATGGATACTTCCCGTTCTATTCCATCTGTAAAAGAGTGGGAGACGGTAGCCAAGCAGATCAGCGATGCATTTGACCAGATCGTTGTCGGCGGAACCGATATCCAGACGCAGCTGGATCAACTGAATGAGCAGGCGAACTCTACCCTGCAAAGTGGCAGCTAATTTTAAAAGCAGCCATTCTCTATATGTATTCAAATTAATACGTAACCATGAATCGGTTTACCCTGCAAAGACGCTGTTCGTTGCCCCTTATCCGTTATCCGGACTTGTCTTTGCTTCTCTTTTAAACAAAAAAAATTGAAGAGGTGCCAAATGGCTAAACTATGGAAATCCATGATTGCATGTATGCTTGTATTCTCGATTGTACTGGCTGGATGTAGTGGTCAGGACAAAACGACCACAGCGGATGGAAAACGGATTCTGAAAATATGGGGTATGGGCGGCGAAGGCGGATCTTTGCCAGATATGGTTGCGGCATTTGAAAAAGCAAATCCGGAGATTGATGTACAGGTTCAGCAGATTCCATGGGGATCGGCGCATGATAAACTGCTGACGGCTGTCGCTTCCAAAAGCGGACCCGATGTTATCCAGATGGGAATGACCTGGATTCCGGAGTTTGCCAATGCCGGTGCATTGATGGATCTAACTCCTTATATGGAGCAGTATCCGAATCTCAAGCCGGAGAATTTCTTCGAAGGTGCGAGAGAAACGATGAAATTCAACGATCAAATGATCAGCGTGCCATGGTACATGGAGACACGGGTACTCTATTATCGTACCGACCTGCTCAAGGAAGTCGGTTACAATGAACCGCCGAAAACATGGGCAGAGTTGAAAGACGCTGCCACCAAACTGGCTGCACGTGGCAATGGTAATTATGGTATTTTGCTGGATAACCAGGATGCAGCGTTTACGCTTCCGTTTGCCTGGGAAAATGGCAGTGAAGTCATCAGCAATAATCAAGCTCAGTTCAATCAGCCTCCTTATATAGAAGCCGTTAACTATTTGACCAGCTTCTACAAAGAAGGACTGGCACCCACACAGAGTGATATGCAGCTGCTGCCTGCATTTGGTCAGGGCATGGTTCCTATGTTCTTTAGTGGTCCATGGTCAATTAACCAGATTCATGAAACAGCACCGCAGATCGATGGTAAATGGTCGACTGCACTGATCCCTGCCAAAGAAGAAGGCGGCAAAAGTGCTTCTGTACTCGGCGGTTCGAACTGGAGCGTATTCAGCAGTGCTGTAAATAAAGATGATGCTGTGAAATTTATTTCCTTTATGAGTGATCCTGCCAACCAGGTGAAATACTATGAATTGTCCAAAGATCTGCCTTCTACCCTAAAAGCATGGGAAGACAAAGCGTTCAGCAGCAATGAGCAAGTCAAAACATTCCGTGAGCAAATGGAAACATCCCGCACATCACCATTCGTCAAGTCCTGGGAAGCGATCGGTACCCTGATCAAAGATTCGCTGCAGCAGATTAATCTGGGTGGTGCAGATGTGCAGAAACAAATGGAAGAACTGAATACACAGGCAAATGAATTGTTAAAAGACTAATGATGAAGTAGTAAAAATGCTTCCGTAAAGGAGGGAACAGAGATGCAGAAGGCCTGGCAATCGTTGGCCAAGCACAGATATCCTTATCTGTTTATTGCGCCAACACTAATCATTCTATTTATCTTTTCATTTATCCCGATTCTGGTCGCCGTATTTATCAGTTTTACGAATATGGATCTGGCCGGACTGGCGAACTGGTCCAATATCAAGTTTAACGGTGCAGATAACTTTGTTCAGCTATTTGGCGATGCGGTGTTCCGCAAGTCGATGTTCAATACGCTGATCTATGTTGTGGTCGGTGTACCTCTGGTTGTCCTCCTGTCGATGGCAATAGCCATCCTGATTAACCAGGGTACCAGCTGGCTGTTCAAAACATTCCGTGTTATTTACTACATGCCTTCTATTACGAATATCGTCGCTGTAGCCGTGATCTGGGGATATCTGTACAATTCCCAGTACGGCTTGATCAACCAGATGTTGGGATTCTTCGGCTTTGATCCGGTTCGCTGGCTTCAAGGACCGACAATCGCCAAGTTCTCCCTGATTATTATGGCAGTATGGAAAGCAATCGGTCTGAATATGATCATTTTCCTGGCTGCACTACAGGGTATTCCGCGTACGTATTATGAAGCAGCACAGATTGACGGAGCCAGCCGCTGGCAGCAGCTCACCAAAATTACGGTACCGCTGCTTGGATTTGCGACTTTCTTCGTCTCGATCACGACTTTGATTGGCTGGATTCAATTCTTCGAGGAACCGCTCGTTATGACCAAGGGCGATCCACTGAACGGAACAACATCCATGGCCCTGTTTATTTACAATACAGGCTTCCAGCGCAGTGACTTCGGTTATGCAGCAGCAGGCTCGATTGTATTGTTCGCGATCATCATTGTTGTAACGATTATTCAATTCAAAGTACGCAAAAAAGACAGCGATGTAGAGTATTAATGATCCGTACAGCCTGAGCTGACGCCGGATTGAACTGTGAAAGGAGGTTCCGCAATGGATATTCAAGTGAGACCCGTTTACAAAACTATAGTGATTGCACTGCTGGTTATTGGTGCAATAGCAATGTGTATACCATTCATATGGATGATTCTGTCGTCCTTTAAGCCGGAGAGCGAGGTTACTTCACTAACGCCTACGTTCTGGCCGCAGGAACCGACCATGCATAATTTCACCCGTTTGTTTACCGAGATGAACTTTCAGCAATACCTGATCAATACACTGATCATCGTCTTTTTCTCCTTTATTGGATTGTTCCTGAACGCAGCAGCCGGATATGCTTTTGCCAAGTTCAACTTTCCGGGGAAAAATGTGCTGTATTATCTGGTACTGGGAACCATGATGATTCCTTCCCAGGTAACGATGATTCCGGTTTATTTGATCCTGAATGAAATGCATCTGACCAACACAATGGCAGGGATTGTGCTGCCCGGTATGGTTAACGCCTTTGGTATTTTCCTGTTCCGTCAGTTTATGACTTCTATTCCGAATGACTTGATCGAAGCGGCAAGACTGGATGGTGCAGGGGAGATACGTACTTTCTTCCAGCTCGTTATTCCGATTGCCAAGCCGATCTTTGCCGTACAGGGGATTCTGACCTTTATCGGCGGCTGGAACAGCTTCCTGTGGCCACTGATTGTAGCCAATGACGAGAGTCTGTACACGCTGTCTGTCGGCCTGTCCCTGCTCAAAGGTCAATATGGCGGAGACTTTGCTATTCAGATGGCCGGAGCATCCTTTATGGTTATTCCAATTCTGATCATCTTTATTTTCGCACAGCGTCATATTATTGAAGGCTATACGATCTCTGGTATGAAATAAAAATAAGGATACCGAGTCGCAGCCAGCTGATCAAATGCGCTTCTGCATGACAGTATGGTGTGAGTTACAGAGAATGTCCGGTTATCCGGTAGTATTTATCTGATAAGGATAACCGGACAGAACTTTAGAGAAAAATATGATTACACTACGGAGGGATTCATCATGTCTACTGTACAAAATCAATCCACAACGCAGCAAAATCAGCTTTTCCAAAATGAATATGGATATTTCACCGAAAATGGCCGGGAGTATGTGATTACCAATCCACGTACACCGCGTCCCTGGAGCAATATTATTAGTAATGGCGATTACTCCTTTATGGTATCCCAGGCAGGTGGCGGCGCTTCTTGGCGAGGCAATGCCGGACAGAACCGGATTACGCGTCTGTTCCAGGATGTGATCAAGGATTCATGGGGCAAATTCATCTATCTGCGTGACCGCAGCTCCGGCAAGTTCTGGTCTGCTGCATGGAAGCCGGTAATGGCTGAATTTGAACATTATGAAGTACGTCATGGTATTGGATATAGCGTATTCACCCAGCAGGTCGACGGAATCCGCAGCGAATTGACCGTATTCGTGGCACCGGATGCTCCACTGGAAATTATGCAGTTAAAAATTACCAATAACAGCGGACAGACGCGTGAACTGGATGCAACTACTTATTTTGAATGGGCACCGGGGTTTGCACCGGACGAGCATCGTGAATTCCACAAAATCTTTATGAACTCGGAATATCGCGAAGATCTTAATGCTATTCAACTGGAAAAATACTTATGGGCATTCCCTGATGAAAAAGGACGCAGCAATAATGTAAGCTGGCCGTATACCGCTTTCCATGCTGCCAGTGAGCAGCCATCTTCCTATGATGCGGATAAGGAATCTTTTGTCGGTATGTACGGCGAAGAATCACGCCCACAGGCGATGCAGGATCAAGAGCTGGCAGGGCATACCGGACGTTTTGGCGATGCTGCAGCTTCTCTGCGTGTTGCTGTCAAGCTGGAACCGGGCGCTTCCCATACGGTCGTATTCACGATCGGAGCCGCCGAGCATGAGAAGGAAGACGCCGCAGCATTGATCCGCGAATATACGAGCGTGGAAGCCGCTGAGCGTACACTGGCACGGGTACACGAATTCTGGAGCGAATTGATCGATACCGAAGAGATTCAGACACCGGATCCGGCGATGAATATTATGACGAATGTATGGCTTAAGTATCAATCTATTTCCTGTCGCCTATGGGGTAAAACTGCTTATTATCAAGTGAGCGCAGGATACGGTTTCCGCGATCAGCTGCAGGATTCCCAGATTTTCCTGACCAATAAACCGGAATTGATGCGCAAGCAGATTCTGATGCATGCTTCCCAGCAGTTCCAGGAAGGCGACGTGCTGCACTGGTGGTTCACTATCCGCGGAGGCGGACCACGTACTCGTTGTTCCGATGATCTGTTATGGCTTCCGTTCATCATGGATTCCTATCTGAAAGAAACCCAGGATTATCAGATTCTGGACGAAATCACTCCATTCCTCGACGGCGGAGAGGCAACGGTATATGAGCATTGCAAGCGTGCTATCGAGAAATCATTCCTGCGTTTCAGCCCGCGCGGCGTACCATTGATGGGTGAGCATGACTGGAATGATGGTTTGAGTGCAATCGGTTATGACTGGAAAGGCGAGAGCTTCTGGGTGGGCGAGTTCCTGTATATGATTCTTGGCAGCTTTGCACCAGTGGCACAGCGCCGTGGTGATCAGGCTTTTGCAGACAAAATGATCGAAGTACAGGGCAGTCTCAAGCAGACGTTGAATGAATATGGCTGGGATGGCGAATGGTATCTGCAGGCGACAACCGATGATGGTCTCAAAGTAGGCTCCAAGGAAAATGAAGAAGGACAGATTTTCCTGAATCCGCAAATCTGGGCAGTTATTTCTGGCGTAGCTGACGAAGAACGTGGTCAGCAGGCGATGGCTAGTGTCAGCAAGCATCTGCTGCGTGATTACGGCTCCTTGCTGCTGTATCCGGCTTATACCAAAGTACGCCGTGATATCGGCTACATTACCCGCTATGCACCGGGTCTGCGCGAGAATGGCGGTGTCTATACTCACGCCGCTACATGGGCAGTATGGGCTTATACACTGGCCGGTCAACCGGAGAAAGCATATGAAGCTTACAGCAAAATCTGTCCGCCAAACCGTTCGGATGATCCAAATGGCTACGTAGGCGAGCCTTATGTAACGCCAGGTAACTCCGATGGTCCGATTTCGCCAAATTATGGCCGCGGCGGCTGGACGTGGTACACAGGCTCTTCCCAATGGCTGCAGCGTATGGCAACCAACTGGATTCTGGGTGTTCGCGCAGAGCACGAAGGGTTGCTGGTCGATCCGAGCATTCCATCCGAATGGCCGGAGTTCAGCTACCGTCGTAACTTCCGCGGGGCAACCTATCTGATTCATGTAGACAATGCAGCAGGCGTATCCCGTGGCGTGAAGTCCATTACAGTAGACGGCAAAGAAATTGAAGGCAATATTCTACCGGACTTCCAGGATGGCAAAAAGCATGAAGTGAAAGTTATCATGGGCTAAGTTATTTTACAAATTCCAATATAAAAGTATAAAAGAGCATCGCTGCATAAAACTATTGCAGCGATGCTTTTTGGGTTTACAGTTATTTTCTGAGGAAGGTTATATGTATACTGCTGGGTGCACAATACCGACTTGCTGATTCATCAGCTTGATTTGTTTAGCTTTCAAGCCGAATGAAGATGCTGGATCTGGTTCATTCATACAAAATTGTGACGAGCTATTAAACAAAATCGATTTTCAATTTATAATATTAAAATTATAACAAAATCCAAATACAGATGTCCTAAAGGAGAAGCAACCATGACCTGGCATATCAAGCATTTTAATGAGCTGAATACAAGGGAGTTATATCAGATTCTAAAAGAGCGTACCGATATTTTTGTGGTCGAACAAAATTGTCCTTATCCTGAAGTAGATGGCAGGGATGTGGACTGCTACCATCTGTTCAAGCTGGAGAACGAGCAGATCGCAGCCTACGCACGTCTGCTGCCGCCGGGAGTGGCTTATCCACAGGCTTCGATTGGCAGGGTCATCGTCCCAGCGATTCATCGTGGCAAAGGGTATGCCGGTGAGTTGTTTGCACGTGCCGTGGATTTTATCCAGCAGGAGTTGAACGAAGTGGAAATCAAAATTCAGGCGCAGGAGTATCTATGCCGCTTTTACGGTGCATATGGATTTGAGCCGATCTCCGAGTCCTATCTGGAAGACGGCATCCCGCATGTGGATATGCTGCTAAAAGAGCGCAGAGTACAGCAGCAGGTCTAAACATATCAATTCGCTTGTAGTGTACATGATAATTGCTTAGCTGGATCACTCTCTGTTATATCCAGCTAAGCGGTGTATCGTGCAGAAACAACATTTATTAATCCCACCAAAAATACCAGGTTGTTGAATGCTTCAAATGACTTGCTAGACTGCGGATAGTAGCTGTAGACTCCTCTGCCTGATAGACACGATCACTGCAAAAGGCAAAATGTTCTCTTGCCAGCAATTCAGCCACGTGGTTATCTGCAGGTGGACGAGTCAGCTTCAATTCCCAGGTATTATGAGAAACAATAGCAGGTACAGCTCCATAATGGTCATACCAGTATTTAAACACCGCCACCTGTTCTTCAGGAAGTGGACAATCATTAAATCCCCCCATAGGTACCCAGGCCGCCAGCTCCCAGGCTGCCGTAATTGGAATACACGCAATAATAATCTCGGGATACGGTACTGTTCCATTCAGATAACTATACAACTCATGCTCTGCTACTGCAGGAATGAAATCTCCATATAAATTAGAATGTTCATCATCAAACTCATCTTCGTCTGCAATACTGTCATTCCAGCGCTGTTCAAGTAACTGAGGCACATCGATCTGCATAGCATCTTTGATTACCTCTTGACGAAAATAATGGATACCATCAGGTGAAGGTCCATCTTCGATTTCTTCGAGAACATTTTCAATCACTTCTGCCAGAACATTACTAACTACAATAATAAGAGGAATAAATCCGTCCTGCTTACCCTGTTTACTCATCCGTTCATAAGCTTCCACAATAAATGCTCCATCGTTGATATCTTCAAATAATTCATATTCACAATCCAGATAATCCAATAGGTACTGACAATCATTCGTCATAGTTATTCTCCTTTGATCAATTCATCACTACTATAGATTGATCATTTTGGATGATATTTTCTTTATTGTAAACCTGAAGGCAAAAAGAACACGATTTTTGTATTTATGACAGCTCCAATAAGCAAAAGACACAAATTCTTCGTATCTGACACAAAGCAGTTAAAAGCAATACAATATTGTAAATAATCATCGGATCGTTTGCTGGTTAGATTTGGACAAAATAGATAAAAATTAAAATTGGAAATCTATACCTGACTATTGTAGAATGGGAATTGTAAAGCGGATCACAGTTCGAATAAGGGGGCATGAACAGCTAAGTATTACTTCAAATGATGCTCAATGTCATGGACAAACTCT
It encodes the following:
- a CDS encoding sugar ABC transporter substrate-binding protein translates to MRKMWKPLVACVLIFSFVLAGCGGKDEAATTSDGKRILKVWGMGAEGTALAKMVPDFEAKNPDIKVQVQAIPWGNAHDKLLTAVASQSGPDVVQMGMSWIPEFAEAGALQDLSSYTEKYPNLKADNYFEGSRTKMTYNDKLVGVPWYIDTRVLFYRKDLLKQVGYNEAPKTWAELKDAATKLTARGKGNYGILLDSKDQLFTLPFAWENGSEVIDSNNQAQLNQKPYVETIQYLSSFFKEGIAPTQSDMQLIPSFGEGILPMFISGPWSVNQVKTELPELKSDQWGTAVIPAKEEGGESMSVLGGSNMSVFSSAKNTEDAVKFISYLNEPDVQVKWYELTQDLPSTTKAWENKVFQDNPNIQTFRTQMDTSRSIPSVKEWETVAKQISDAFDQIVVGGTDIQTQLDQLNEQANSTLQSGS
- a CDS encoding sugar ABC transporter substrate-binding protein yields the protein MAKLWKSMIACMLVFSIVLAGCSGQDKTTTADGKRILKIWGMGGEGGSLPDMVAAFEKANPEIDVQVQQIPWGSAHDKLLTAVASKSGPDVIQMGMTWIPEFANAGALMDLTPYMEQYPNLKPENFFEGARETMKFNDQMISVPWYMETRVLYYRTDLLKEVGYNEPPKTWAELKDAATKLAARGNGNYGILLDNQDAAFTLPFAWENGSEVISNNQAQFNQPPYIEAVNYLTSFYKEGLAPTQSDMQLLPAFGQGMVPMFFSGPWSINQIHETAPQIDGKWSTALIPAKEEGGKSASVLGGSNWSVFSSAVNKDDAVKFISFMSDPANQVKYYELSKDLPSTLKAWEDKAFSSNEQVKTFREQMETSRTSPFVKSWEAIGTLIKDSLQQINLGGADVQKQMEELNTQANELLKD
- a CDS encoding carbohydrate ABC transporter permease, which produces MQKAWQSLAKHRYPYLFIAPTLIILFIFSFIPILVAVFISFTNMDLAGLANWSNIKFNGADNFVQLFGDAVFRKSMFNTLIYVVVGVPLVVLLSMAIAILINQGTSWLFKTFRVIYYMPSITNIVAVAVIWGYLYNSQYGLINQMLGFFGFDPVRWLQGPTIAKFSLIIMAVWKAIGLNMIIFLAALQGIPRTYYEAAQIDGASRWQQLTKITVPLLGFATFFVSITTLIGWIQFFEEPLVMTKGDPLNGTTSMALFIYNTGFQRSDFGYAAAGSIVLFAIIIVVTIIQFKVRKKDSDVEY
- a CDS encoding carbohydrate ABC transporter permease — encoded protein: MDIQVRPVYKTIVIALLVIGAIAMCIPFIWMILSSFKPESEVTSLTPTFWPQEPTMHNFTRLFTEMNFQQYLINTLIIVFFSFIGLFLNAAAGYAFAKFNFPGKNVLYYLVLGTMMIPSQVTMIPVYLILNEMHLTNTMAGIVLPGMVNAFGIFLFRQFMTSIPNDLIEAARLDGAGEIRTFFQLVIPIAKPIFAVQGILTFIGGWNSFLWPLIVANDESLYTLSVGLSLLKGQYGGDFAIQMAGASFMVIPILIIFIFAQRHIIEGYTISGMK
- a CDS encoding GH36-type glycosyl hydrolase domain-containing protein; its protein translation is MSTVQNQSTTQQNQLFQNEYGYFTENGREYVITNPRTPRPWSNIISNGDYSFMVSQAGGGASWRGNAGQNRITRLFQDVIKDSWGKFIYLRDRSSGKFWSAAWKPVMAEFEHYEVRHGIGYSVFTQQVDGIRSELTVFVAPDAPLEIMQLKITNNSGQTRELDATTYFEWAPGFAPDEHREFHKIFMNSEYREDLNAIQLEKYLWAFPDEKGRSNNVSWPYTAFHAASEQPSSYDADKESFVGMYGEESRPQAMQDQELAGHTGRFGDAAASLRVAVKLEPGASHTVVFTIGAAEHEKEDAAALIREYTSVEAAERTLARVHEFWSELIDTEEIQTPDPAMNIMTNVWLKYQSISCRLWGKTAYYQVSAGYGFRDQLQDSQIFLTNKPELMRKQILMHASQQFQEGDVLHWWFTIRGGGPRTRCSDDLLWLPFIMDSYLKETQDYQILDEITPFLDGGEATVYEHCKRAIEKSFLRFSPRGVPLMGEHDWNDGLSAIGYDWKGESFWVGEFLYMILGSFAPVAQRRGDQAFADKMIEVQGSLKQTLNEYGWDGEWYLQATTDDGLKVGSKENEEGQIFLNPQIWAVISGVADEERGQQAMASVSKHLLRDYGSLLLYPAYTKVRRDIGYITRYAPGLRENGGVYTHAATWAVWAYTLAGQPEKAYEAYSKICPPNRSDDPNGYVGEPYVTPGNSDGPISPNYGRGGWTWYTGSSQWLQRMATNWILGVRAEHEGLLVDPSIPSEWPEFSYRRNFRGATYLIHVDNAAGVSRGVKSITVDGKEIEGNILPDFQDGKKHEVKVIMG
- a CDS encoding GNAT family N-acetyltransferase codes for the protein MTWHIKHFNELNTRELYQILKERTDIFVVEQNCPYPEVDGRDVDCYHLFKLENEQIAAYARLLPPGVAYPQASIGRVIVPAIHRGKGYAGELFARAVDFIQQELNEVEIKIQAQEYLCRFYGAYGFEPISESYLEDGIPHVDMLLKERRVQQQV
- a CDS encoding DUF4253 domain-containing protein; the protein is MDYLDCEYELFEDINDGAFIVEAYERMSKQGKQDGFIPLIIVVSNVLAEVIENVLEEIEDGPSPDGIHYFRQEVIKDAMQIDVPQLLEQRWNDSIADEDEFDDEHSNLYGDFIPAVAEHELYSYLNGTVPYPEIIIACIPITAAWELAAWVPMGGFNDCPLPEEQVAVFKYWYDHYGAVPAIVSHNTWELKLTRPPADNHVAELLAREHFAFCSDRVYQAEESTATIRSLASHLKHSTTWYFWWD